One Roseburia rectibacter DNA window includes the following coding sequences:
- a CDS encoding putative ABC transporter permease: MPHNFYELVWIFIIYAFIGWCTEVSYAALDRGIFVNRGFLNGPYCPIYGCGVVIVVAVLTPLKENLLILFIGSFLLTSILEYITGYLLEKVFHNQWWDYSDKPFNIHGYVCLKFSIYWGLACTFIMDVLHPIIYKGITLMPHIPGVILLCIIMTVFFVDCGITVATILKFNKRLKVMDEMAERIHKLSDEIGENIYENVTDIVEKSEEFQKTHAELLDKLAETKDNLMEIPGSAKEKITETTGAAKDKIVETTGTAKDKIAGTTGAAKDKITGTTGAAKDKFADTAANARLVLEENIMEAKSSFEAKKNAWTEKSEEWKKNRERQKAELSELSEKYEHLFEEKNFGFKRLMKAFPDMKSRENDKTLTEFKKHFHLDKPEQK; this comes from the coding sequence ATGCCGCATAATTTTTATGAACTCGTATGGATTTTTATCATTTATGCCTTTATCGGCTGGTGTACGGAAGTATCTTATGCAGCCTTAGACCGTGGAATTTTTGTAAACCGTGGATTTTTAAATGGGCCTTACTGTCCGATTTATGGCTGTGGCGTTGTGATCGTCGTTGCGGTGTTAACCCCATTGAAAGAAAATCTGTTGATATTGTTTATCGGTTCATTTTTACTGACATCCATTCTGGAATATATTACAGGATATCTGCTTGAAAAAGTATTTCATAACCAGTGGTGGGATTATTCTGACAAGCCGTTTAATATTCATGGCTATGTCTGCCTCAAATTTTCCATCTACTGGGGACTTGCATGTACATTTATCATGGATGTTCTGCATCCGATCATTTATAAAGGAATTACGCTGATGCCGCATATTCCAGGCGTAATATTGCTGTGTATTATCATGACTGTCTTTTTTGTGGACTGCGGCATTACCGTTGCAACAATCCTGAAATTTAATAAACGACTCAAAGTTATGGATGAAATGGCGGAACGTATACATAAACTGTCTGATGAGATCGGAGAAAACATTTATGAGAACGTGACGGACATTGTAGAAAAATCAGAAGAATTCCAGAAGACACATGCGGAGCTGCTGGATAAATTAGCGGAAACAAAGGATAACCTGATGGAGATTCCGGGCAGTGCCAAAGAAAAGATCACAGAAACGACTGGTGCAGCGAAAGATAAAATTGTTGAGACAACTGGAACTGCAAAGGATAAGATTGCAGGAACGACTGGTGCAGCAAAAGATAAGATTACAGGAACAACCGGCGCAGCGAAAGATAAATTTGCAGATACTGCCGCAAATGCCAGACTTGTGCTGGAAGAAAATATTATGGAAGCTAAGAGCAGTTTTGAAGCTAAGAAAAATGCCTGGACTGAAAAATCCGAAGAGTGGAAGAAAAACCGCGAAAGACAAAAGGCGGAACTTTCCGAACTTTCCGAAAAATATGAACATCTTTTTGAGGAGAAGAACTTTGGTTTTAAGCGTCTTATGAAGGCATTCCCTGATATGAAGTCAAGAGAGAACGATAAGACTCTGACGGAATTTAAAAAACATTTTCATTTAGACAAGCCGGAACAAAAATAA
- the panD gene encoding aspartate 1-decarboxylase: MTISMLKGKIHRATVTQAELDYVGSITVDIQLLEDAGIFEYEKVQIVDVNNGARFETYTIAGERGSGVICLNGAAARMVQTNDKVIIMAYADVTPEEAKQQKPVVVFVDENNHTTEITNYEHHGEISAIR; encoded by the coding sequence ATGACAATTTCAATGTTAAAAGGAAAAATCCACCGCGCGACCGTAACACAGGCAGAACTTGACTATGTGGGAAGTATTACCGTAGATATCCAGCTTTTAGAGGATGCCGGAATCTTCGAATATGAAAAAGTACAGATCGTGGATGTAAACAACGGCGCACGCTTTGAAACTTATACGATCGCAGGGGAGCGCGGCAGCGGAGTCATCTGTTTAAACGGTGCAGCAGCCCGTATGGTACAGACGAATGATAAAGTGATCATCATGGCATATGCAGATGTGACGCCGGAAGAGGCAAAACAGCAGAAACCGGTTGTTGTGTTTGTAGATGAAAATAACCATACGACTGAGATTACAAACTATGAACATCATGGGGAGATATCGGCGATCCGTTAA
- the panC gene encoding pantoate--beta-alanine ligase, which translates to MKIVSTINEVREQVKEWKKEGNTIGFVPTMGYLHEGHASLIDAARKNNGKVVVSIFVNPIQFGPNEDLDSYPRDLEHDAKLCEEHGVDLIFHPTPDEMYGDNFYTFVDMDVLTKELCGLSRPVHFRGVCTVVSKLFNIVTPDNAYFGQKDAQQLAIIKRMVKDLNMPLSIHGCPIIREEDGLAKSSRNTYLSPEERKAALVLSRSVFLGEKMVKEGERDCKKVIAAMTAEIEKEPLAKIDYVKIVDLSTMQQIDTIEHGILAAMAVYIGKTRLIDNFMIED; encoded by the coding sequence ATGAAAATCGTATCAACCATAAATGAAGTAAGAGAACAGGTAAAAGAGTGGAAAAAAGAAGGAAATACGATCGGTTTTGTTCCGACCATGGGCTATTTACATGAGGGACATGCGAGCCTTATTGATGCGGCACGCAAAAATAACGGCAAAGTAGTGGTCAGCATTTTTGTAAATCCGATCCAGTTCGGACCAAATGAGGATTTAGACAGTTATCCAAGAGATTTAGAGCATGACGCAAAACTCTGTGAGGAGCATGGAGTTGATCTGATCTTCCATCCGACACCGGATGAGATGTATGGGGATAACTTCTATACCTTTGTGGATATGGATGTGCTCACAAAAGAACTTTGTGGATTAAGCAGGCCGGTTCACTTTCGTGGAGTATGTACGGTTGTATCCAAGCTGTTTAACATTGTGACTCCGGACAATGCATATTTCGGACAGAAAGATGCGCAGCAGTTAGCGATCATCAAACGTATGGTCAAAGATTTAAACATGCCGTTATCCATCCACGGCTGTCCGATCATCCGTGAAGAGGATGGTCTTGCAAAGAGCTCCAGAAATACATATCTTTCCCCGGAAGAGAGAAAAGCTGCACTTGTTCTGAGCCGTTCTGTTTTCCTTGGTGAAAAAATGGTAAAAGAAGGAGAGCGTGACTGTAAGAAAGTGATTGCTGCAATGACCGCGGAAATAGAAAAAGAACCGTTGGCAAAAATCGATTATGTCAAAATTGTAGATTTATCCACAATGCAGCAGATCGATACAATCGAACACGGCATACTTGCAGCAATGGCAGTATACATCGGAAAAACAAGACTGATCGACAACTTTATGATCGAGGACTAG
- the panB gene encoding 3-methyl-2-oxobutanoate hydroxymethyltransferase: MKNTVLTLQKQKDEHDKITMVTAYDYTTAKIMDESGVNTILVGDSLGMVMLGYDDTLSVTMEDMIHHTAAVTRGAKNAFVVADMPFMSYQTSVYDAVVNAGRLMKEGRANAVKLEGGVEFAPHIKAIVQASIPVVAHLGLTPQSVNAFGGFKVQGKDIEAAQKLIEDAKAVEEAGACMVVLECVPAKLAKKITETLKIPTIGIGAGADCDGQVLVYQDLLAMYGDFRPKFVKVFANVGDAMREGMAAYIKETKEGTFPSAEHCFKIDDSVIEKLY, encoded by the coding sequence ATGAAAAACACAGTACTGACTTTGCAGAAGCAAAAAGACGAACACGACAAGATCACAATGGTAACGGCTTACGATTACACGACCGCGAAGATCATGGATGAATCCGGCGTGAACACGATCTTAGTCGGAGATTCACTGGGTATGGTCATGCTTGGTTATGATGATACATTATCCGTGACCATGGAAGATATGATCCATCACACGGCAGCAGTGACCAGAGGAGCAAAAAATGCATTTGTTGTTGCAGATATGCCGTTTATGTCCTACCAGACTTCCGTCTATGATGCGGTGGTCAATGCGGGACGCCTGATGAAAGAGGGCAGAGCAAACGCAGTCAAATTAGAGGGTGGAGTAGAATTTGCCCCGCATATCAAAGCAATCGTACAGGCATCGATCCCGGTCGTTGCACATCTTGGACTGACACCACAGTCAGTCAATGCATTTGGCGGATTTAAAGTACAGGGCAAAGATATCGAAGCAGCACAGAAACTGATCGAGGATGCAAAAGCAGTGGAAGAAGCAGGTGCATGCATGGTTGTTTTGGAATGTGTACCGGCAAAACTTGCGAAGAAAATCACGGAGACACTTAAGATTCCGACCATCGGTATCGGGGCAGGCGCAGATTGTGACGGTCAGGTGCTTGTTTATCAGGATCTGCTTGCCATGTACGGTGATTTCCGTCCAAAATTCGTAAAAGTATTCGCAAATGTCGGTGATGCAATGCGCGAGGGAATGGCAGCATACATCAAAGAGACAAAAGAGGGAACATTTCCGTCAGCAGAGCACTGTTTTAAAATAGACGATTCCGTGATCGAAAAATTATATTAG
- a CDS encoding Rossmann-like and DUF2520 domain-containing protein: MQISFIGAGKVGVSLGKYFISKGRKVGGYYSLSPESAAWAANFTHTKKYQSIKEIISSSDMIFFTVPDDRIREVWESARPYTHGKIIAHCSGIHSSNIFSDIDRTGSMAYSIHPLCAISDRETSWQALGDVLFTIEGDARNISNIQEMFTQMGNRTCFISAENKIKYHAAASLASNHMTAVFFMAQKLFLECGFTEQQANEELYRLAKGNLENIHAQGCIASLTGPVERGDKNTVQKHLDALNADMKKAYLENAKQLLEIAEQKNPDRDYAAMKEVFMPTKIEKSCEK, from the coding sequence ATGCAGATCAGTTTTATTGGCGCCGGAAAGGTCGGCGTGTCACTCGGAAAATATTTTATCAGTAAGGGCAGGAAAGTAGGAGGTTATTATAGTCTAAGCCCAGAGTCTGCCGCATGGGCAGCAAATTTTACACACACAAAGAAATATCAAAGTATCAAAGAAATCATTAGCAGCAGCGACATGATCTTTTTTACCGTACCTGATGACAGAATCAGGGAAGTCTGGGAGTCGGCAAGACCGTATACCCATGGTAAAATCATTGCACACTGCAGCGGGATTCACAGTTCGAACATCTTTTCTGATATAGATCGTACTGGTAGTATGGCCTATTCTATTCATCCACTCTGTGCCATCAGTGACAGGGAAACATCCTGGCAGGCGCTTGGTGATGTACTGTTCACCATTGAGGGGGATGCACGAAATATCTCCAATATCCAAGAAATGTTTACGCAGATGGGAAACCGTACCTGTTTTATTTCTGCGGAAAACAAAATCAAATATCATGCAGCGGCGTCTTTGGCATCAAACCATATGACGGCGGTATTTTTTATGGCGCAAAAACTGTTCTTAGAGTGCGGTTTTACGGAACAACAGGCAAATGAGGAATTGTACCGGCTTGCAAAAGGCAATCTGGAAAATATCCATGCACAGGGATGTATTGCTTCCCTGACAGGACCTGTGGAGCGCGGTGACAAAAATACCGTACAGAAACATCTGGATGCATTGAATGCTGACATGAAAAAAGCCTATCTGGAAAATGCAAAGCAGCTTTTAGAGATTGCGGAGCAGAAAAATCCGGATAGAGATTATGCGGCAATGAAAGAAGTTTTCATGCCGACAAAAATTGAAAAATCGTGTGAAAAATAA
- a CDS encoding glycoside hydrolase family 3 C-terminal domain-containing protein — protein MEKNIKFEQNTPLWDNSLSIEERLDYLTGAMTLEEKIHCLTTGCSDIPRLGIRATYMGGEAAHGIEARHDQAFNKGVPEPTTAFTQPIGMSASFDRELIRECGRAVGEEARALYTRNGGGGLCRWAPTIDMERDPRWGRTEESYGEDPYLTGEMAGAYIRGMRGEDPFYIRCGATLKHFYANNVEKDRIKISSSVDRRNKNEYYLKPFKKAIMEGGAEAVMTSYNEINGTPAIVNDEVRHVLKGTYGLPGHVVCDGGDFSQTVNDHHFYQTHGETLANGLKAGVDCFTDDGELVYAAARKALDNGWITEKDIDESVRNSFRTRIRLGMFDKEGDCPYQNMGEEYINNEEHQELARKMAAEAVVLLKNENEILPLDENAVKNVAVVGPLSDVWYKDWYCGIPPYEVTVLDGIKEAFPNAKISHETGLSEIRIRLADETGDNCYVGLDENTRLKLVAKEQAETFILNDWDCGSMTLVAKSNGRFVTLEEDTDIIKADKKEAFGWFVRELWNLKWEKSSFTLESWNKKQVIVDKDGHFSICVDNPPARFEIEIVKDGKTAAEKTAKEADHVIAVIGCNPVINSKEEVDRTTIVLPTEQEELVKRVAAVNPNTIVALISNYPYAIGELEKNVPAILLSASGSQELGHGIADVLTGKAAAAGRLNMTWYRSDEDLPDMNDYDIIQGKRTYQYFDREVLYPFGYGLTYAAFSYEKMQIKKERGCIKVSCFIRNTGEKTGDEVVQLYVHKKDSRVKRPIKQLAGFERVHNIKPKEIRKVNFTVQLWELEYYDVISERMILEDGTYQFMAGASSQDIRLEQSIEIDGTHAGKRNPFQATAADCYDAYDHMFLHRGINGSSCVIPGCAGDDPDEMKEQPVSGKLIYHDFVFSKKPLRLNITLKVLEPVKVTVTGKNVATVTAEPVDCYRMLEMDLPENFIETGKPETIQIQVEGKCKISKFVFA, from the coding sequence ATGGAAAAAAATATAAAATTTGAACAGAATACACCGCTGTGGGATAACAGTCTTTCGATAGAAGAACGTCTTGACTATCTGACAGGGGCAATGACGCTTGAAGAAAAAATACACTGTCTGACAACCGGATGCTCTGACATTCCGAGGCTTGGAATCCGGGCAACTTATATGGGCGGTGAGGCTGCACACGGGATTGAGGCGAGACATGACCAGGCATTTAATAAAGGGGTGCCGGAGCCGACCACAGCTTTCACTCAGCCGATTGGTATGAGTGCGAGTTTTGACAGGGAGCTGATCAGAGAATGTGGTCGCGCTGTCGGCGAGGAAGCCAGGGCTTTGTATACAAGAAATGGTGGAGGCGGGCTCTGCCGCTGGGCGCCAACGATTGATATGGAGCGCGATCCGAGATGGGGAAGGACGGAAGAGTCATACGGCGAAGATCCGTATCTGACCGGAGAGATGGCGGGCGCATATATCCGCGGTATGAGGGGCGAGGATCCTTTTTATATCCGCTGCGGGGCAACGCTGAAACATTTTTACGCAAACAATGTGGAGAAAGACCGCATTAAGATCTCATCTTCCGTGGACCGGAGAAATAAAAACGAATATTATTTAAAACCTTTCAAAAAGGCGATCATGGAGGGCGGTGCGGAGGCAGTCATGACATCCTACAATGAGATCAATGGAACCCCTGCGATTGTCAATGATGAGGTACGTCATGTTTTAAAGGGCACTTATGGGCTGCCGGGACATGTGGTCTGTGACGGTGGTGATTTTTCACAGACGGTGAACGATCATCATTTTTATCAGACGCACGGGGAAACACTGGCAAATGGCCTGAAGGCTGGTGTAGACTGTTTCACGGATGATGGCGAACTCGTTTATGCTGCGGCAAGGAAAGCATTGGATAACGGCTGGATCACGGAAAAAGATATTGATGAATCGGTGCGCAATTCATTCCGGACAAGGATAAGGCTTGGCATGTTTGACAAAGAGGGCGACTGCCCGTATCAGAACATGGGCGAAGAATATATCAACAATGAGGAACATCAGGAGCTTGCCCGTAAAATGGCGGCTGAGGCGGTTGTCCTTTTGAAAAATGAAAATGAAATTCTTCCGTTGGATGAAAATGCAGTAAAAAATGTAGCAGTAGTAGGTCCACTCTCTGATGTGTGGTACAAGGACTGGTATTGTGGCATCCCTCCTTATGAGGTTACTGTCTTAGATGGGATCAAAGAAGCATTTCCAAATGCAAAGATCAGCCATGAGACAGGACTTTCTGAGATCCGTATCCGTCTGGCAGATGAAACCGGTGATAACTGCTATGTAGGACTGGATGAGAATACCCGGTTAAAACTGGTAGCAAAAGAACAGGCAGAAACATTTATATTGAATGACTGGGACTGTGGCAGTATGACCCTGGTGGCAAAAAGCAACGGCAGATTTGTCACTTTAGAGGAGGATACAGATATCATCAAGGCGGACAAAAAAGAAGCCTTTGGGTGGTTTGTCCGTGAGTTGTGGAATTTGAAGTGGGAAAAAAGCAGTTTTACACTGGAAAGCTGGAATAAGAAGCAGGTAATTGTGGATAAAGATGGTCATTTTTCCATCTGCGTGGATAATCCGCCGGCAAGATTTGAGATAGAGATCGTAAAAGACGGGAAAACTGCTGCGGAGAAAACAGCAAAAGAAGCTGATCATGTGATAGCAGTCATTGGCTGCAATCCGGTCATCAACAGCAAAGAGGAAGTTGACCGCACCACGATTGTACTTCCGACGGAGCAGGAAGAACTGGTAAAACGGGTGGCAGCAGTGAATCCGAACACCATTGTGGCTTTGATCAGCAACTATCCGTATGCCATCGGTGAATTGGAGAAAAATGTTCCGGCGATCCTGCTGTCTGCATCGGGCAGTCAGGAACTTGGACACGGAATCGCAGATGTGCTGACCGGAAAAGCAGCAGCTGCGGGACGATTAAATATGACATGGTACCGTTCGGATGAAGATCTGCCGGATATGAACGACTATGATATCATTCAGGGAAAACGCACTTACCAGTATTTTGACAGAGAAGTGCTCTATCCGTTTGGATATGGTCTGACTTATGCAGCATTTTCCTACGAAAAAATGCAGATCAAAAAAGAACGCGGCTGTATCAAAGTGAGCTGCTTTATCAGGAATACCGGAGAAAAAACCGGGGATGAAGTCGTACAGCTTTATGTGCATAAAAAGGATTCCCGTGTAAAACGACCGATCAAACAGCTGGCTGGATTTGAGCGTGTCCATAATATAAAACCGAAAGAAATCAGAAAAGTTAACTTTACAGTACAGTTGTGGGAGTTAGAGTATTATGATGTGATCTCAGAGCGTATGATCTTAGAAGACGGAACATATCAATTTATGGCAGGCGCGTCATCACAGGATATCCGCTTAGAACAGAGTATTGAAATTGATGGAACGCATGCCGGAAAAAGAAATCCGTTCCAGGCAACTGCTGCCGACTGTTATGATGCATATGACCACATGTTTTTACATCGGGGAATCAACGGTTCATCCTGTGTGATCCCTGGCTGTGCCGGAGATGATCCGGATGAGATGAAAGAACAGCCGGTGAGTGGAAAGTTAATTTATCATGATTTTGTATTCAGCAAAAAGCCGCTTAGGCTGAACATCACGTTAAAAGTATTAGAACCGGTCAAGGTGACTGTGACAGGGAAAAATGTCGCAACGGTCACTGCAGAGCCGGTGGACTGTTACCGGATGTTAGAGATGGATCTGCCGGAAAATTTTATTGAAACCGGAAAACCGGAAACCATTCAGATCCAGGTGGAGGGAAAATGTAAGATATCCAAATTTGTGTTTGCCTGA
- a CDS encoding DUF3021 domain-containing protein: MKKRILCRALTGAPIGLAISTAITIFFSLIYGDGNYYPVVPALVEQCGNEINAVMAQMIASLLYGAVWAGASVIWEMDDWSLLRQTVTHLLAGSIATFPVAYLMYWMKHSIAGVVVYFAIFIGIYVGIWITLYSRAKREVTKLNEKVSLQNR; the protein is encoded by the coding sequence ATGAAAAAAAGAATTTTATGCAGAGCGCTTACAGGTGCGCCAATCGGTCTGGCAATCAGTACCGCAATTACAATTTTCTTTTCGCTCATATACGGTGACGGAAATTATTATCCGGTCGTCCCAGCATTGGTGGAGCAGTGTGGAAATGAAATCAATGCGGTGATGGCGCAGATGATCGCATCTTTGCTGTACGGTGCAGTCTGGGCAGGCGCGTCCGTGATATGGGAGATGGATGACTGGAGCCTGCTGCGGCAGACAGTGACTCATCTGCTGGCAGGTTCGATTGCAACATTTCCGGTTGCATATCTGATGTATTGGATGAAACATAGCATTGCAGGGGTCGTTGTATATTTTGCGATATTTATCGGAATCTATGTTGGAATCTGGATCACATTATACAGCAGGGCAAAGAGAGAGGTCACAAAGCTGAATGAAAAAGTAAGTTTACAAAACCGGTAA
- a CDS encoding LytTR family DNA-binding domain-containing protein, with translation MQIEIKLDESCKEPKIIIHTDKMTEEVSQIVKLLSEEKPEVFAAIHENGEIVLLEQTEIIRIYAENERVYAKTKDGSYRLKARLYELEERLNKKMFIRISNSEIINLKEVKKFDLSFSGTICVSMSDKTATYVSRRYVRKIKQVLGL, from the coding sequence ATGCAAATAGAAATAAAACTCGATGAATCCTGCAAAGAACCTAAAATCATCATCCATACAGACAAGATGACCGAAGAAGTATCACAGATCGTAAAGCTGCTGTCGGAAGAAAAACCGGAAGTCTTTGCAGCGATTCACGAGAATGGCGAAATCGTTTTGTTAGAACAGACGGAAATAATACGGATCTATGCAGAAAACGAACGGGTATATGCAAAGACAAAAGACGGCAGCTACCGGTTAAAGGCAAGACTGTATGAGTTGGAGGAGAGGCTGAACAAAAAAATGTTTATCCGCATCTCCAATTCGGAGATCATTAATCTGAAAGAAGTAAAAAAATTTGACTTAAGTTTTTCCGGGACGATCTGTGTTTCGATGTCAGACAAAACAGCAACGTATGTTTCAAGGCGTTACGTCAGAAAAATTAAACAGGTATTGGGATTATAG